The nucleotide window CGGACGAATTGGCGACGTTGAAATCCTGCGGAGTTGGTGGTTTTACAGCCCGGATCGCTCAGCACAGGTGACGTAGTGATTGATCCGCTGAACTTAGTGCGGTGGCGCGTGCCTCCGAGGCCGCACCGCGGCCGAGGAGCGCCGCGCGAGGGAGTCGACCGGTCGAAGCGAAGCGGAGACCGGTCGACGAGGCTGGGGAGGCGTGAGGCTGTGCGGTGCGGGGCGGGACTCGAAGGGGCAGTCGCGAGGCTGACAGAGGCGACGCAAGCACCGCAGGAGCGAGTGAAACGAGCGACGAGGAGCGTGGTTCGAGACGCCTTCGGCGTCTCGTCATCACGAAAGGCGCTTTGCGCCTTTCGAACGACAGCGAGCGTCTGTCCGCCTCGCGACTGGGGCTTCGGCGGTCTCCGTTGTGAAGCCGTCCTCGACAAAAATAGTCAGGTATAGCCGAGCGGCTGGGACTTCGGTAGTCGTGTCGATCCGCAATTTATAACCGCCCTTCAGCGATCAGCCGTTTCAGGCGAAACGTCTCTGAAAAGAGGATCCCAACAAAGCCGGCGAACTATATCGTGGAAAAGCGAGCGCCGCTAGTCGTCCGCTTCCGGTCTGCCGGCCCGCACACCGTCGTCGAACGCGCTCTCGTCTACGGCCGCGGCGACCGCCTCGTCACGCCGCAGGTGACACGCCGCGTAGTGGCGGTCGTCGCCGAGTTCCGACCCCAGTTCATAGGCGGGGTTCGAGGTCGCGCAGACGCTCTCGTCCGTGAACCGCTCGGCGAGGAGCCGTTCGGCGTCGTCCCACTCGTCGCGCTCGATGTGCCCGAGCGCCTCGTCGAGCAGGGTGCCCGCGTCGCCGCTCGGCGTCGCGTCGTCGAAGTACCGGCCGCGGAGCGCGTTCGGGTCGGTCTCCTCGAACGCCCGGCGCTCGACCGCCCGCTGGAACTTCACGACGTTCCGCCACGCCTCGTCTGTCATGTCGTACTCGTCCGGCTGGATCACACTCGGACACCGCGTCCGGAACCGACAGCCGGAGGGCGGGTCGATCGGGGAGGGTACGTCGCCGGACAGAAGCGCCTTCCGCCCGCCGCTCCTCGGATCCGGAACCGGAATCGCATCGAGTAACGCCTTCGTGTACGGGTGTTTCGGGTTCTCGAACAGCTCCTCCTTGTCGGCCAGTTCGACGACCTCGCCGAGGTACATCACCGCGACGCGGTCCGAGATGTGCCGGATGACGCTCAGGTCGTGCGCGATGAACAGGTACGTCAGGTCGAACTCCTCCTGTAGCTCCTCC belongs to Halorubrum sp. DM2 and includes:
- a CDS encoding oligopeptide/dipeptide ABC transporter ATP-binding protein — protein: MSEVGPPESDPEALLQVRDLCKHFDNESGLFAGVQLDDEFPYVSRSTSDVRAVDGVSFDIKEGETLGLVGESGCGKSTLARTVLRLLEPTSGSVYFQGKDLASLSGEPLRRMRKDMQMIFQDPQSSLDPRMKVGPIVEEPMKAHGMLDEEGREARAKELLEKVGLDPQHYNRYPHAFSGGQRQRVNLARALSVNPDFIVCDEPVSALDVSIQAQVLNTMEELQEEFDLTYLFIAHDLSVIRHISDRVAVMYLGEVVELADKEELFENPKHPYTKALLDAIPVPDPRSGGRKALLSGDVPSPIDPPSGCRFRTRCPSVIQPDEYDMTDEAWRNVVKFQRAVERRAFEETDPNALRGRYFDDATPSGDAGTLLDEALGHIERDEWDDAERLLAERFTDESVCATSNPAYELGSELGDDRHYAACHLRRDEAVAAAVDESAFDDGVRAGRPEADD